Within Candidatus Angelobacter sp., the genomic segment TCCGCGGGCGCGCGTAACGCTTGTTGACCGCCAGAACCATCATTTGTTCCAACCGCTGCTTTATCAGGTTGCGACGGCCGGGCTGTCGGCACCGGAAATCGCGCAGCCAATCCGTTCGATCCTTTCTGACCGGCCCGATGTCACGGTGCTGCTTGACCACGCGGAGGATTTCGACCTCGCCCGGAAAAGAGTCATGCTCGGAGAAAACACGCTGCCCTACGACTATCTCGTGCTCGCGCTCGGTGGAACCACGAGCTATTTCGGCCATCCCGGATGGGAGCCGTTCGCGCCCGGCTTGAAATCGCTCGACGACGCGCTGCGCATCCGCCGACACATCCTGCTGGCGTTTGAGAAAGCAGAAAACGAGACCGGCGCGGACGAACACAATCGGTTGATGACCATCGTTGTCGTGGGCGGTGGCCCGACGGGCGTGGAACTGGCAGGCGCTTTCGCCGAGCTGGCCCGGCGGGTGTTAAAAAGTGATTTTCGACGCATCGATCCAACGCAGGCGCGAATCATCCTGGTTGAGGCCGCACCGCGTGTTCTGGCGCATCTGCCGCCGGATCTTTCCGCCAGCGCGCAGCGCCAGCTTGAAAAACTCGGCGTCGAGGTGCGCACTGGCGTCCAAGTTAAAAACATCACAAAAGGGCGCGTTGAACTCGATGGCGGGCGGGTCATCGATGCCGAAAATGTCATTTGGGCCGCGGGCGTGTCGGCCACCCCGGTTGCACGAAAGCTCGGCGTCGAACTGGACCGTGTTGGCCGCGTCAAGGTGCTCCCTGATCTCAGCCTGCCCGGCCGCCCGGAAGTTTTTGCCATCGGCGACATGGCGCTGGTTTTGGACGAACAAGGCAAGCCTGTCCCGGGTGTTTCACCTGCTGCCATGCAGATGGCGCGGCACGTGGCGCGCATCATTCAACATGAGCTGCAAGCCGGCGCGGGACAGACCGGACGAGCCCGATTCAAGTACTGGGACAAGGGTACCATGGCAACCATTGGCCGCTCTGCGGCCGTAGCCAGGATCGGCCGGTTCGAATTCAGCGGTTTCCCCGCCTGGATGGCCTGGTTATTCATCCATTTGATTTTCCTCGTCGGCTTTCGCAACAAACTCGCCGTGCTGTTGCAGTGGGCCTATTCCTACCTCACGTACAAGCGGGGCGCCCGGATTGTAACCGGGCTTTCCGAAGAACGGAAGCAAGTGACAGACTGAACGTACTGGCACCCGCGAGACGGGGAAGATTGAACCCATCGATTCGCACGAAGCGTCCGCGCAGCTTGGTGCCGCGATCCCACCGGCGTACCAGATCAAAAAGAAAGGAAGATGGCGATTGATGCGTTGCCGCATTGCCCGCCATCCTCCTCAGCCCAGTTCCCAACAACCTCCTCGGATATTCACCAAAAATAGCAAATCCGCTGCCAAGTGGGTCGGAGGAA encodes:
- a CDS encoding NAD(P)/FAD-dependent oxidoreductase; its protein translation is MDNPHVVVLGAGFGGLSFCQSFKHPRARVTLVDRQNHHLFQPLLYQVATAGLSAPEIAQPIRSILSDRPDVTVLLDHAEDFDLARKRVMLGENTLPYDYLVLALGGTTSYFGHPGWEPFAPGLKSLDDALRIRRHILLAFEKAENETGADEHNRLMTIVVVGGGPTGVELAGAFAELARRVLKSDFRRIDPTQARIILVEAAPRVLAHLPPDLSASAQRQLEKLGVEVRTGVQVKNITKGRVELDGGRVIDAENVIWAAGVSATPVARKLGVELDRVGRVKVLPDLSLPGRPEVFAIGDMALVLDEQGKPVPGVSPAAMQMARHVARIIQHELQAGAGQTGRARFKYWDKGTMATIGRSAAVARIGRFEFSGFPAWMAWLFIHLIFLVGFRNKLAVLLQWAYSYLTYKRGARIVTGLSEERKQVTD